In Oharaeibacter diazotrophicus, the genomic window GCCAGTAGGTCGGCACGAACAGGAACTCGGAGTAGGCCGCCTGCCAGAGCAGGAAATTGGAGAGCCGCTGTTCACCGCTGGTGCGGATGATCAGGTCGGGGTCCGGCATGTCGGCGGTGTCGAGCCGCCGGCCGATCGCGGCCTCGTCGATCGCCTCGGGCGCGAGCCGGCCGGCGGCGACGTCGCGCGCCAGGGCCCGGACCGCGCGGGCGATCTCGTTGCGGGCACCGTAGTTGAAGGCGACCACCAGCGTCAGGCCGGTGTTGGCGGCGGTGGTGGTCTCGGCCTCGTCGAGCAGGCCGGCGATGTCGGCGGCCAAACCTGCGCGCTCGCCGACGACGCGGACACGGACGCCGGCGCGGTCGAGTTCGGCGAGGTCGCGGCGGATGAAGATCTTGAGGAGCCCCATCAGCTCGCGGACCTCTTCCGCGGGCCGGCTCCAGTTCTCCGACGAGAAGGAGTAGAGCGTCAGGCACTCGAGGCCGACGTCGCCGGCGTGGCGGACGATCTCGCGCAGCGTCTGCAGGCCGCGGCGGTGCCCCTCCACCCGCGGCAGGCCGCGCGCGCGCGCCCACCGCCCGTTGCCGTCCATGATGATGGCCACGTGACGCGGGAAGCCGTCCGGGCGCCCGAAACTCTGCCGCACAGCGTCCATCCCCGTCGTCATGGCCTCGAAGATCCCGTCCCGCCCCCCGGTCTACCGCAGCCGGACGGGCGAGAATAGGGCGGATCGGCGCGCGCGTCTCGCCCCGCCCCCGCGGATGCGGACGGCGCCGCGCCCCGGGAACGATCGACGCGGCGGCGCCGATCAGACCTGCATGATCTCGGCTTCCTTGGTCACCAGCATCTTGTCGGCTTCGGCGATGGTGTCGTCGGTCAGCTTCTGCACCTTGTCGGCGTAGGAGCGCGAGGAATCCTCGGAGATGAGGCCTTCCTTCTCGAGCTCCTTCAGCTCGTCCATGCCGTCGCGGCGAACGTGGCGGATCGAGACGCGGGTCGCCTCGGCGTATTTGTGGGCGATCTTGGCGAGCTCCTTGCGGCGCGCCGTGTTCAGCTCCGGGATGGGCAGGCGCATCAGCGTGCCCTCGATGATCGGGTTGAGCCCGAGGTTCGATTCGCGGATCGCCTTCTCGACGGCGTGGACCATCGAGCGGTCCCACACCTGCACCGACAGCATGCGCGACTCCGGCACGCTCACGGTCGCCACCTGGTTCAGCGGCATCGTGCTGCCGTAGGCCTCGACGACGATCGGATCCAGGAGGCTCGCGCTCGCGCGGCCGGTGCGCAGGCCCGCCAGTTCGTTCTTGAACACCGAGAGCGCGCCCTGCATGCGGCGCTTCAGATCGCCGAGATCGAACTCCTCGTCAGCCATGGTCACTCACCTTCGGGTCTGCATTCTTCTCGGGATCGTCCCGGGTTCACGGATCGTCCGCGACGGGCGGGGCGCGTTCGCCCCGCCGGGTCGGCGGTCCGGTCAGCCCGCGATGGTCGTGGAACGCCCGCGGCCGCGGAGCACGTCCACGAACGAGCCGGACTCGTGAACCGAGAAGACGATTACCGGAATCCGGTTGTCGCGGGCAAGCGCGATCGCCGCGGCGTCCATCACCTGGAGGTTCTTCGCCAGCACCTCCTGGTGCGTCAGCTGCTCGTAGCGCGTCGCGGTCGGGTCCTTCTTCGGGTCGGCGGTGTAGACGCCGTCGACCTGGGTGCCCTTCAGGAGCGCGTCGCAGCCCATCTCGGCCGCACGTAGCGCCGCACCGGAATCGGTCGTGAAGAACGGATTGCCGGTGCCGCCGGCGAAGATCAGCACCTTGTTCTCGGCGAAGTGGGTCATCGCGCCGCGCTGGGTGAAGGTCTCGCACAGCGCCGGGATCGCGATCGCCGACAGCACCACGGCGGGCACGCCGAGCCGGTCGACGGCCGAGCGCAGCGCCAGCGCGTTCATCACCGTGCCGAGCATGCCGAGATAGTCGCCGGTGGTGCGGTCGCCGCCCTCGGCGGCCACCGAGACGCCGCGGAAGATGTTGCCGCCGCCGACCACGACGGCGATCTCGACGCCGAGGCGGTGCGCCTCGACGATCTCGGCCGCGATCCGGTTCACCACCTTCGGATCGATGCCGAACGTGCGGTCGCCCATCAGGGCCTCGCCGGAGAGCTTCAGCAGGACGCGGCGGTAGAGGGCTTCGGGCATCGGCCGGGCTCCGGACAGGTTGGGGGTTCGCGGCGCCGACATAGCGCGAGACGGCGGAGAATCAAAGCCGGATCGGGATGGCGGGTGAGGGTGCGCCGTTCGACCCGCGCAAGCGCCGGCATTGGCGCGGACGCCACGGATCGATATGATGGCCGGTGTCAGCCAGGGAACGATGTCGGTGCGTGCCACTCGATCCAACCGATCCGACGAAGACGCCGCGTCCGCGACGCGGGACGTGATGCGCGTCCGCGCCACGCAGCCCGTCCCGCCGGCACCCGACCATCGCGCCCGTGCGGGCAGGCCGCGCGAGCCGGGCGCCGCGGGCGGAGGACCGCCGATCGGCCGCGCGATCCTCGGGGACGACCTGCCGGATGCGGAGGTGGCGGCCTGGAACGGCCGATGAACTGCCTCCTCGACACCCACGCCTTCGTCTGGTGGGTCGCCGGCGAGGAGCACGAGATCGGCAACACCGCCCGCGACCTGATCCGCGATCCGGACAACCGGATCTTCGTCGGCGCCATCTCGCTCTACGAGATCGTCCTGAAGTTCCGTCTCGGAAAGTGGCCGGCGGTCGAACGGCTGGCCCGCGACCCGGTCAAAATCGCCGTCCGGTCGGACATCGAGATCCTCGCCGTCGACGGGCGGCATGCCACCGTCGCCGCCGAACTCGCCCTCGACCATCGCGATCCGTTCGATCGCATCATCGCGGCGCAGGCCATCGTCCACGGCTTGACCGTTCTGTCGCTCGATCCGCGGCTCGGATCCTTCGGTGTCGACGTCGTCTGGTTACGAAAAAGGCGCCGGCCGGGGCCGACGCCTTTCAATTCAACGGCTTGCGGGCATTGCCCGAAGCGTCACTTCGTGCCGGCGGCCGCGGCGACCTCGGCGGCGAAGTCGGTCTCTTCCTTCTCGATGCCCTCGCCGAGCGCGAAGCGCACGAAGCCGGTCACCTTGATCGGAGCGCCGACGGTCGCCTCGGCGGCCTTGACGGCGGCCTCGACGGTGAGGTCGGGGTTGATCACGAAGGCCTGCTTCAGGAGGGTCGACTCCTCGTAGAACTTGCGGATGCGGCCCTCGACCATCTTCTCGATGACCTGCGCCGGCTTGCCAGACTCCTTGGCCTGCTCGACGAAGATCGCGCGCTCGCGCTCGACCACCGCCGGATCGACGTCCTCGGCCGAGAGCGCCAGCGGGTTGGTGGCGGCCACGTGCATGGCGACCTGACGGCCGAGCTTGGTCAGCTCGTCGGCGTTGCCGGTCGACTCCAGCGCGACCAGCACGCCGATCTTGCCGAGGCCGTCGGCGATCGCCGCGTGGACGTAGGGGGCGACGACGCCGGCCGACACCGTGAGGGCGGCCGAACGGCGGAAGTTCATGTTCTCGCCGATGGTCGCGACCAGCTCCTTGACCTCGGCCTCGACCGAGTGCGCCTTGCCCGGGTAGGCGGCGGCGGCGGTCGCGGCGTGGTCGCCGCCGTTCTCGACGGCGATCGCGGCCACCGCGCGCACCAGCGCCTGGAAGGCGTCGTTGCGGGCGACGAAGTCGGTCTCGGAGTTGACCTCGACAACGGCCGCGGTCGTGCCCTTCACGGCGACGCCGACGAGGCCCTCGGCGGCCACGCGGCCCGCCTTCTTGGCGGCCTTGGCCAGACCCTTGGCGCGCAGCCAGTCGATGGCCGCTTCCATGTCGCCGTTGTTCTCGATGAGGGCCGCCTTGCAGTCCATCATGCCGACGCCGGTCTTCTCGCGGAGATCCTTCACAAGTGCAGCGGAGATGTTCATCGGAGCCTCGTCTCGTTTCCTGTCGAATCGGAGCGGGGAATTCGCGACCGGTATGATCCGGCGGACGCGACGGTGTCGTGACCGTCCCGGCGTCCCCGGCCGGCGGCGCGCTGTCGCGACGCCCGTTGCGGCCGGCGGTCTCCCGCATGAAGTCGGGCGGGCCCCTTGGGGACCCGCCCGCCGTTTGTCTCTACGCGCGTCGACGAGCCCGGCGGGCTCAGGCGGCCGCTTCGGCGCCCTCGGTCTCGGCGAGCGCCGGCTCCGCCGGCGGCTCGTCGGACTCGCCGACGTCGATGCCCATGTCACCGGCGCCGCGGGTCAGACCGTCGATCGCCGCGCGGGCGATCAGGTCGCAGTAGAGGCCGATCGCACGGCCGGCGTCGTCGTTGCCCGGAACGGGGAAGGTGATGCCTTCCGGATCGCAGTTGGAATCGACGATCGCGGCGACCGGGATGCCGAGGCGGCGGGCCTCGTCGATCGCGATCTTCTCCTTGTTGGTGTCGATCACGAAGATCAGGTCCGGCGTGCCGCCCATGTCCTTGATGCCGCCGAGGGCGCGCTCGAGCTTGTCGCGCTCGCGCGTCATCACCAGCCGCTCCTTCTTGGTGAGGCGGTTGGCGGCGTCCGAGTTCAGCATCTCGTCGAGCTTGCGCAGGCGCTGGATCGAGCCCGAGATCGTCTTCCAGTTGGTCAGCATGCCGCCGAGCCAGCGGGCGTTGACGTAGTACTGGGCCGACCGGCGCGCCGACTCGGCGACCGCTTCCTGGGCCTGGCGCTTGGTGCCGACGATCAGCACGCGGCCGCCGCGGGCGACGGTGTCGGAGATCGCCTTCAGCGCCTGGTGCAGCAGCGGCACCGACTGGGCGAGGTCGAGGATGTGCACGCCGTTGCGCTGGCCGAAGATGAAGTCCTTCATCTTCGGGTTCCAGCGGTGGGTCTGGTGACCGAAGTGCACGCCCGCCTCGAGCAGCTGGCGCATGGTGAAATCGGGAAGAGCCATCGTGTAACTTGCCTTTTTTCCGGTTCTACCTCCGCGGGCGCGTCGGCTACCGTGATCACGGACCGCCGACCGGACGGACGCGCGCGAGCGCGACCGGAACCCCGCGTGTGGGATGGGCGCGTCTATAGAAGACGACGGCTCAAATGGCAAGCGGCCGCGAACTCTTCAAGAGCGGCGGAAATCAGCCTTCCGCGCCACCCGAGGCGAGGCTCCTCGCCTGCGCGATCCAGCCCTCGCGCTCGATCCGGCCGGGGAAGGCGAGGTAGCTGCCGACCCAGCGCGCCTCCTCGGGCGTCCAGGCGGCGATCTGGTCGAAATGGAACACGCCGAGGGCGTTGAGCCGCGCCTCGTTCTGCGGACCGATGCCCTTGATCACCTTGAGGTCGTCGGGCACGCCGTCGCGGGCGCCGGCGTAGCCCTCCGGCCGCGTGCCGACCTGATCGGCGGCGGCGGCCTTGGCCGGGTCGATCACCGCCTCGCCGGCGGCGAGCACTCCGTCGATCGCCGCCGGCGCCGTCACCGTTTCGGCCGTCGCGACGGGCGCGGCCGGTTCCGGCATCGGCTCGCCCTCGAGCGTCTCGGCCGCGAGCGGCTCCACCACCGGGCCGGGTTCCTCGACGTCGGGACGCGCCACCGCGACCACCACAGGCGTCTCGACCGGCGCCGCCGCGACGACCTCGTCCGCGAGCGGCGCGGGCGCCGTGCCATGGGCGTCCGCCCCGTGGATCGGCGCTGCGAAGGCGCCGGCCGGTGCGAGCGTCGGCCGGTCGAAGGCCTGCCGCAGCACGATGCCGATCGCGGCCCCGAGGGCGACGAACACCAGCATCAGCACGAAGGTCTCGATCACCAACCAGAACATGCTTCGCCACTCCCCCACCCGGCCGCCCCCGCGGGCCGGCCTCGCATTCCCGCCCGTCGGCGCGCCCCGTCTCAGTCCGCCGCGGCCCGGCCGGTCGTGAACCAGCCGATCACGACGCCGGCGATCAGCGCCAGCAACGCATAGGGCCAGAGTTCGTAGGTCAGGTAGAACATCGCCGTCTCCCGCTTCCCCGCGCCATCGGCCCGTCAGGGCGCGGCGTCCTCCACCACGATCGCCACCGCCGGCGCGTCGGCCGCCACCGGATTCTGCGCCGCTCCGGCGACGAGCCGGGACGGATCGACCCCGACGTCGGCGAGGAACTTCACCACCGCCTCGGCCCGGGCCGTGGCGAGGCTCGCCGCCGCCGCCGGATCGGCCGCGTCCGGCGCGGCGCCGGTGACGCGCAGGCGCGTACCCGCCCCGCAGCGCTGGGCCGTGCCGCCGATGCGGTCGACGAAGCCGTGGCTGTCGGCGGCGATCGTCGCGCTCGCGTCGTCGAAGCGCACCGCGTTGCCCGAAAGGATCGGCTGCAGCGCCGCCGCACAGGCCGCGGTGTCGGCGAGCGCCGGACCGCCGGGAGCGACGCCGACCGCGGCGTCGAGCCGGAAGCCCTTCGGCACCGCGCCGGCGACGTCGGAGGAGAATCGCACCGCGCCGATGCCGGTGAAGGCCTTGCCCTGCACGGTGATCACCGTACCCTCGATCGAGACCTTGCCGGTGGCGAGCAGCGAGGCCGCCCTGACCGCCGTCAGCGCCGCCGGCTCGGCATCGTCGGGCATGCCCGGGACCTCCTCGAGGTTCATTTCGACGTCGGCCTTGCCGAAGGCGCGCTCGACGAGACTGCGCAGCTTCGCGGTCATCTCCGGCCCCGCCGTGGTGCCGTCCACGGTCACGGCGTCGAGCCCGCGCTCGATCGACAGCCGGAAGGCCGGCGGGAAGTCGATCTGCACCATACCCTTCTTGACCGCCCGCGGCAGCCGGCCGTCCATGGCCGAGACCACGGCCATACCCGCCTTGGCGGTGCCGGCCGAGCCGAGCACCGAGAGCCGGTCGTCGTTGAGGGTCAGGAAGCCGCCGTCCATTGCCGCGAGTTCCTTGGCGGCGAAGCGCGCCACCGCGACGAGGTCGACGTATTCCGGCAGGCCGGCGGCGAGCTGGGTGCGGTCGAGCACGGCGCGGTCGTCGCCGGCGAGGTCCTCGGCGAGCGCGCGGATCGCCGCCCGCGCCTCCTCGCTCGGCACCGAGCCGGTGAGGACGATGGTGTCCTCCTTCTTCTCGATCGCCCAGACGTAGGGCTTCACCACCGGCGGCGTGACGTCGACCCGGACGGTGAAGCCTTCCGGCGCCTGCGACGCCGCGCTGCCCTCGATCTCGATCAGGTCGGCGCCGGTCTTCGCCGCGCCGGTGACCGCGATCGTGTCGTCCGTGACCACCACGGTGCCGTCGGAGAGGTTCGCGAGCAGGCCGAGCGCGAACACCGCCGCGTCCTGGAACCGTTCGGGTGCCCCGGCCGCGACCGTGGTCTCGATCACCGCGGCCCGCGTGCCGGCGATCCGCGCCGCCGCCGCCTTGACGAGGCCGGCCGCGTCGTCGGAGGGCACGAAGCCGCTGACGGTGATCCGGTCGTGGCTGCGCGAGGCCGAGAGGGTGAACGGCGTCACCACCGGCAGGTCGACCTTGGCGTCGACGGTGTAGCCGGCGGGCTCGAAGGCGGCGAGGAAGGCGCGCGCGGTCCGCCACGTCTCGGGCGTGGCGGCGACGCCGGAGATCGACACCGCGGTATCGCGGACCTCGACGCGGCCGTAGGCGAACAGGTCGATCAGGTCGGCCGCCTGGGCGGCGACGTCGGCGAAGCCCGCCGGTGCGCCGGAGGCGAGATCGACCGCGTCGACCACCGGACCGCGGCGGGCGCCGGCGCGCACCACGCCGTAGAGCCGCAGGCGCGTGTCGGAATCCGGCGCGAAGCCGGCGATGCGGACGTCGCGCCCGCTGCTCTCGGCCGACCACGTGAAAGGCGCGGCCACCGGCCG contains:
- the tsf gene encoding translation elongation factor Ts — translated: MNISAALVKDLREKTGVGMMDCKAALIENNGDMEAAIDWLRAKGLAKAAKKAGRVAAEGLVGVAVKGTTAAVVEVNSETDFVARNDAFQALVRAVAAIAVENGGDHAATAAAAYPGKAHSVEAEVKELVATIGENMNFRRSAALTVSAGVVAPYVHAAIADGLGKIGVLVALESTGNADELTKLGRQVAMHVAATNPLALSAEDVDPAVVERERAIFVEQAKESGKPAQVIEKMVEGRIRKFYEESTLLKQAFVINPDLTVEAAVKAAEATVGAPIKVTGFVRFALGEGIEKEETDFAAEVAAAAGTK
- the pyrH gene encoding UMP kinase, coding for MPEALYRRVLLKLSGEALMGDRTFGIDPKVVNRIAAEIVEAHRLGVEIAVVVGGGNIFRGVSVAAEGGDRTTGDYLGMLGTVMNALALRSAVDRLGVPAVVLSAIAIPALCETFTQRGAMTHFAENKVLIFAGGTGNPFFTTDSGAALRAAEMGCDALLKGTQVDGVYTADPKKDPTATRYEQLTHQEVLAKNLQVMDAAAIALARDNRIPVIVFSVHESGSFVDVLRGRGRSTTIAG
- a CDS encoding isoprenyl transferase, whose product is MDAVRQSFGRPDGFPRHVAIIMDGNGRWARARGLPRVEGHRRGLQTLREIVRHAGDVGLECLTLYSFSSENWSRPAEEVRELMGLLKIFIRRDLAELDRAGVRVRVVGERAGLAADIAGLLDEAETTTAANTGLTLVVAFNYGARNEIARAVRALARDVAAGRLAPEAIDEAAIGRRLDTADMPDPDLIIRTSGEQRLSNFLLWQAAYSEFLFVPTYWPDFSAAEFDRAIDEYLGRERRFGGLKAGVGV
- the frr gene encoding ribosome recycling factor — translated: MADEEFDLGDLKRRMQGALSVFKNELAGLRTGRASASLLDPIVVEAYGSTMPLNQVATVSVPESRMLSVQVWDRSMVHAVEKAIRESNLGLNPIIEGTLMRLPIPELNTARRKELAKIAHKYAEATRVSIRHVRRDGMDELKELEKEGLISEDSSRSYADKVQKLTDDTIAEADKMLVTKEAEIMQV
- the rpsB gene encoding 30S ribosomal protein S2; this translates as MALPDFTMRQLLEAGVHFGHQTHRWNPKMKDFIFGQRNGVHILDLAQSVPLLHQALKAISDTVARGGRVLIVGTKRQAQEAVAESARRSAQYYVNARWLGGMLTNWKTISGSIQRLRKLDEMLNSDAANRLTKKERLVMTRERDKLERALGGIKDMGGTPDLIFVIDTNKEKIAIDEARRLGIPVAAIVDSNCDPEGITFPVPGNDDAGRAIGLYCDLIARAAIDGLTRGAGDMGIDVGESDEPPAEPALAETEGAEAAA
- a CDS encoding BON domain-containing protein: MVRWQVTLVLSAAAAVAITGAALVAGADRMAADLHGKSAAALAPEVTSWADVHVDGRDVVLSGAAPSEELRQLAIDRVGRIFGVRSVDADGTRLLPEAAPYAVTLTRDAAGLTIAGSAPSQPDRRRMVDGLTKAVPNLAYNDRLALARGMPDAGFLDTVAAVQPLLGDLSSGTVTVTDRAVAIDGVAASNDAYGRLRARSATLPPGYDYAAVTVARPVAAPFTWSAESSGRDVRIAGFAPDSDTRLRLYGVVRAGARRGPVVDAVDLASGAPAGFADVAAQAADLIDLFAYGRVEVRDTAVSISGVAATPETWRTARAFLAAFEPAGYTVDAKVDLPVVTPFTLSASRSHDRITVSGFVPSDDAAGLVKAAAARIAGTRAAVIETTVAAGAPERFQDAAVFALGLLANLSDGTVVVTDDTIAVTGAAKTGADLIEIEGSAASQAPEGFTVRVDVTPPVVKPYVWAIEKKEDTIVLTGSVPSEEARAAIRALAEDLAGDDRAVLDRTQLAAGLPEYVDLVAVARFAAKELAAMDGGFLTLNDDRLSVLGSAGTAKAGMAVVSAMDGRLPRAVKKGMVQIDFPPAFRLSIERGLDAVTVDGTTAGPEMTAKLRSLVERAFGKADVEMNLEEVPGMPDDAEPAALTAVRAASLLATGKVSIEGTVITVQGKAFTGIGAVRFSSDVAGAVPKGFRLDAAVGVAPGGPALADTAACAAALQPILSGNAVRFDDASATIAADSHGFVDRIGGTAQRCGAGTRLRVTGAAPDAADPAAAASLATARAEAVVKFLADVGVDPSRLVAGAAQNPVAADAPAVAIVVEDAAP